One Helianthus annuus cultivar XRQ/B chromosome 7, HanXRQr2.0-SUNRISE, whole genome shotgun sequence genomic region harbors:
- the LOC110866414 gene encoding proline-rich proteoglycan 2-like, whose protein sequence is MPPRLRGRGKGPMRGGPSSAGPSHRRTPSASFSTSDSRDMWGQPFEPARHSVSLSSSPSFHPSFGPFAPNEPEHSHHSGQSHHSHNSLQSHSFHHSESPYSPRQFNPADYVNDFLGYNPLGPEDHFSQEMEMDDDPDPEMQTGTPGHPISISSGSPFQGSPYRGPDSFQERMATYDWFFTPSYHSSPAQPPLDDPQLQAVSPPPLPVEEPPQQPPQPPPEPPRRRRNARMSVRGGPRFSSPRGSSSYPPIPEDPQMGGPSNAAPEADPPQASYAPPMPPVGFDNPIPVYPGSSGYNPYGDPSGYPLGYGTHDPYLTAAQYHHLYPSSYPPVPPTDYPIQGYQYPPYQPPPSQQLQQQQQNQEILERLDRVEQKTKKNKERHNSFMKGLANLIKGKKK, encoded by the coding sequence ATGCCTCCAAGACTAAGAGGACGTGGCAAGGGTCCCATGCGTGGAGGACCGTCATCTGCAGGACCATCTCACAGACGCACTCCATCGGCGTCTTTTTCCACTTCCGACTCCCGCGATATGTGGGGTCAACCTTTCGAGCCGGCAAGACACTCGGTCTCgcttagctcttcaccatcttttcATCCGTCTTTCGGACCATTTGCTCCAAATGAGCCCGAACACTCTCACCATTCGGGCCAATCTCACCACTCACATAACTCTTTGCAATCTCATTCATTTCATCATTCCGAATCCCCCTACTCTCCAAGACAATTCAACCCAGCTGACTATGTGAATGACTTCCTTGGCTACAACCCGCTGGGCCCTGAGGACCATTTCTCTCAAGAAATGGAAATGGATGACGACCCCGACCCGGAAATGCAAACAGGAACCCCGGGCCACCCTATCAGCATATCTAGTGGGTCACCATTTCAGGGATCTCCTTATCGTGGACCCGACTCCTTCCAAGAGAGGATGGCTACCTATGACTGGTTCTTTACCCCATCTTATCATAGCTCTCCGGCTCAACCACCTTTAGATGATCCTCAACTTCAAGctgtctcaccaccaccacttccgGTAGAGGAGCCACCGCAGCagccaccacaaccacctccCGAGCCTCCTAGGCGAAGGAGGAACGCTCGCATGTCCGTTAGAGGAGGACCCCGTTTTAGTTCTCCTCGAGGGTCGAGTTCCTATCCCCCTATTCCCGAGGACCCTCAAATGGGTGGGCCCTCGAATGCAGCACCGGAGGCTGATCCTCCGCAAGCTTCTTATGCACCACCTATGCCGCCTGTGGGATTTGATAACCCAATTCCGGTATACCCAGGTTCTTCCGGGTATAATCCTTATGGAGACCCGTCGGGATATCCATTGGGCTACGGAACCCATGACCCATATCTTACGGCTGCGCAGTATCACCACCTTTATCCTTCTTCTTACCCCCCTGTGCCTCCAACTGACTACCCTATTCAGGGTTATCAGTATCCTCCGTATCAGCCACCTCCTTCCCAGCAActacagcagcagcaacaaaacCAGGAAATCTTAGAGAGGTTGGACAGGGTTGAGCAGAAGACCAAGAAGAACAAGGAGAGGCACAATAGCTTCATGAAGGGTCTTGCCAACCTTATCAAGGGGAAGAAGAAATAG
- the LOC110867732 gene encoding membrane protein of ER body-like protein isoform X3 yields MSDDEQRPEMERWRPKVAASKNEPPTIVTVTASESSPDAPVYDGKLLVGCFSCLSLFTCHVCLEIFGSPRIDDVTIDIDIDDDGETISVTQPRGRTWLGSDGILLEIMKSIVYGGSMAVNASLSVVAFAAASDATTLSIICLALASLVGGFFVIRHNLWELRDDCYKFNSSQDPNNEATRKYKELLGEVNYFPLHVFFTILSFVVFGMVPPVAYGYSFHETNDKDFTVVIVAIASLVCVSLLAIFKAYFNRCTSFFQYIKTVVYYITTVVLVSCVFYIAGNLLTRFIEEHGFFDLCSSGGVSLLPHATIPSLTSV; encoded by the exons ATGTCTGATGATGAGCAAAGGCCAGAG ATGGAGCGATGGCGGCCAAAGGTAGCTGCTTCCAAAAATGAGCCTCCTACAATTGTCACAGTGACTGCTTCCGAATCCTCACCAG ATGCACCCGTTTATGATGGAAAACTTCTTGTTGGATGCTTTTCTTGCTTAAGCTTGTTCACTTGTC atgttTGTTTGGAAATCTTTGGGTCACCAAGAATTGATGATGTAACAATCGATATTGATATTGACGATGACGGAG AAACCATAAGTGTTACACAACCTAGAGGAAGAACATGGCTTGGTTCTGATGGTATTCTTCTTGAGATCATGAAGAGCATTGTGTATGGAGGTTCAATGGCGGTGAACGCAAGCTTAAGTGTCGTAGCATTCGCAGCTGCTTCTGATGCCACAACAC TGAGCATCATATGTTTGGCACTCGCAAGTCTTGTTGGTGGGTTCTTCGTCATCAGACACAAT CTTTGGGAGCTTAGAGACGATTGTTACAAGTTTAACTCAAGCCAAGATCCAAACAATGAGGCTACCCGTAAGTACAAAGAGCTACTTGGAGAAGTAAACTATTTCCCACTACATGTTTTTTTCACAATACTATCCTTCGTCGTGTTCGGGATGGTCCCACCAGTTGCATACGGGTACTCATTTCATGAGACCAATGACAAGGACTTTACAGTCGTAATAGTTGCAATTGCGTCTCTTGTATGTGTATCATTATTGGCAATATTCAAGGCTTACTTCAATAGGTGCACATCATTTTTTCAGTACATTAAGACCGTGGTGTACTATATTACTACCGTAGTATTAGTATCATGTGTGTTTTATATTGCTGGGAATCTGCTTACGAGGTTCATAGAAGAGCATGGATTTTTTGACTTGTGTTCAAGTGGTGGTGTGTCTCTCCTCCCACATGCCACCATCCCGTCTCTAACATCTGTCTGA
- the LOC110867732 gene encoding membrane protein of ER body-like protein isoform X1 translates to MSDDEQRPEMERWRPKVAASKNEPPTIVTVTASESSPDAPVYDGKLLVGCFSCLSLFTCQDVCLEIFGSPRIDDVTIDIDIDDDGETISVTQPRGRTWLGSDGILLEIMKSIVYGGSMAVNASLSVVAFAAASDATTLSIICLALASLVGGFFVIRHNLWELRDDCYKFNSSQDPNNEATRKYKELLGEVNYFPLHVFFTILSFVVFGMVPPVAYGYSFHETNDKDFTVVIVAIASLVCVSLLAIFKAYFNRCTSFFQYIKTVVYYITTVVLVSCVFYIAGNLLTRFIEEHGFFDLCSSGGVSLLPHATIPSLTSV, encoded by the exons ATGTCTGATGATGAGCAAAGGCCAGAG ATGGAGCGATGGCGGCCAAAGGTAGCTGCTTCCAAAAATGAGCCTCCTACAATTGTCACAGTGACTGCTTCCGAATCCTCACCAG ATGCACCCGTTTATGATGGAAAACTTCTTGTTGGATGCTTTTCTTGCTTAAGCTTGTTCACTTGTC aagatgttTGTTTGGAAATCTTTGGGTCACCAAGAATTGATGATGTAACAATCGATATTGATATTGACGATGACGGAG AAACCATAAGTGTTACACAACCTAGAGGAAGAACATGGCTTGGTTCTGATGGTATTCTTCTTGAGATCATGAAGAGCATTGTGTATGGAGGTTCAATGGCGGTGAACGCAAGCTTAAGTGTCGTAGCATTCGCAGCTGCTTCTGATGCCACAACAC TGAGCATCATATGTTTGGCACTCGCAAGTCTTGTTGGTGGGTTCTTCGTCATCAGACACAAT CTTTGGGAGCTTAGAGACGATTGTTACAAGTTTAACTCAAGCCAAGATCCAAACAATGAGGCTACCCGTAAGTACAAAGAGCTACTTGGAGAAGTAAACTATTTCCCACTACATGTTTTTTTCACAATACTATCCTTCGTCGTGTTCGGGATGGTCCCACCAGTTGCATACGGGTACTCATTTCATGAGACCAATGACAAGGACTTTACAGTCGTAATAGTTGCAATTGCGTCTCTTGTATGTGTATCATTATTGGCAATATTCAAGGCTTACTTCAATAGGTGCACATCATTTTTTCAGTACATTAAGACCGTGGTGTACTATATTACTACCGTAGTATTAGTATCATGTGTGTTTTATATTGCTGGGAATCTGCTTACGAGGTTCATAGAAGAGCATGGATTTTTTGACTTGTGTTCAAGTGGTGGTGTGTCTCTCCTCCCACATGCCACCATCCCGTCTCTAACATCTGTCTGA
- the LOC110867732 gene encoding membrane protein of ER body-like protein isoform X2 codes for MSDDEQRPEMERWRPKVAASKNEPPTIVTVTASESSPDAPVYDGKLLVGCFSCLSLFTCQDVCLEIFGSPRIDDVTIDIDIDDDGETISVTQPRGRTWLGSDGILLEIMKSIVYGGSMAVNASLSVVAFAAASDATTLSIICLALASLVGGFFVIRHNLWELRDDCYKFNSSQDPNNEATRKYKELLGEVNYFPLHVFFTILSFVVFGMVPPVAYGYSFHETNDKDFTVVIVAIASLVCVSLLAIFKAYFNRCTSFFQYIKTVVYYITTVVLVSCVFYIAGNLLTRFIEEHGFFDLCSSGGVSLLPHATIPSLTSV; via the exons ATGGAGCGATGGCGGCCAAAGGTAGCTGCTTCCAAAAATGAGCCTCCTACAATTGTCACAGTGACTGCTTCCGAATCCTCACCAG ATGCACCCGTTTATGATGGAAAACTTCTTGTTGGATGCTTTTCTTGCTTAAGCTTGTTCACTTGTC aagatgttTGTTTGGAAATCTTTGGGTCACCAAGAATTGATGATGTAACAATCGATATTGATATTGACGATGACGGAG AAACCATAAGTGTTACACAACCTAGAGGAAGAACATGGCTTGGTTCTGATGGTATTCTTCTTGAGATCATGAAGAGCATTGTGTATGGAGGTTCAATGGCGGTGAACGCAAGCTTAAGTGTCGTAGCATTCGCAGCTGCTTCTGATGCCACAACAC TGAGCATCATATGTTTGGCACTCGCAAGTCTTGTTGGTGGGTTCTTCGTCATCAGACACAAT CTTTGGGAGCTTAGAGACGATTGTTACAAGTTTAACTCAAGCCAAGATCCAAACAATGAGGCTACCCGTAAGTACAAAGAGCTACTTGGAGAAGTAAACTATTTCCCACTACATGTTTTTTTCACAATACTATCCTTCGTCGTGTTCGGGATGGTCCCACCAGTTGCATACGGGTACTCATTTCATGAGACCAATGACAAGGACTTTACAGTCGTAATAGTTGCAATTGCGTCTCTTGTATGTGTATCATTATTGGCAATATTCAAGGCTTACTTCAATAGGTGCACATCATTTTTTCAGTACATTAAGACCGTGGTGTACTATATTACTACCGTAGTATTAGTATCATGTGTGTTTTATATTGCTGGGAATCTGCTTACGAGGTTCATAGAAGAGCATGGATTTTTTGACTTGTGTTCAAGTGGTGGTGTGTCTCTCCTCCCACATGCCACCATCCCGTCTCTAACATCTGTCTGA
- the LOC110867732 gene encoding membrane protein of ER body-like protein isoform X4: MSDDEQRPEMERWRPKVAASKNEPPTIVTVTASESSPEDVCLEIFGSPRIDDVTIDIDIDDDGETISVTQPRGRTWLGSDGILLEIMKSIVYGGSMAVNASLSVVAFAAASDATTLSIICLALASLVGGFFVIRHNLWELRDDCYKFNSSQDPNNEATRKYKELLGEVNYFPLHVFFTILSFVVFGMVPPVAYGYSFHETNDKDFTVVIVAIASLVCVSLLAIFKAYFNRCTSFFQYIKTVVYYITTVVLVSCVFYIAGNLLTRFIEEHGFFDLCSSGGVSLLPHATIPSLTSV, translated from the exons ATGTCTGATGATGAGCAAAGGCCAGAG ATGGAGCGATGGCGGCCAAAGGTAGCTGCTTCCAAAAATGAGCCTCCTACAATTGTCACAGTGACTGCTTCCGAATCCTCACCAG aagatgttTGTTTGGAAATCTTTGGGTCACCAAGAATTGATGATGTAACAATCGATATTGATATTGACGATGACGGAG AAACCATAAGTGTTACACAACCTAGAGGAAGAACATGGCTTGGTTCTGATGGTATTCTTCTTGAGATCATGAAGAGCATTGTGTATGGAGGTTCAATGGCGGTGAACGCAAGCTTAAGTGTCGTAGCATTCGCAGCTGCTTCTGATGCCACAACAC TGAGCATCATATGTTTGGCACTCGCAAGTCTTGTTGGTGGGTTCTTCGTCATCAGACACAAT CTTTGGGAGCTTAGAGACGATTGTTACAAGTTTAACTCAAGCCAAGATCCAAACAATGAGGCTACCCGTAAGTACAAAGAGCTACTTGGAGAAGTAAACTATTTCCCACTACATGTTTTTTTCACAATACTATCCTTCGTCGTGTTCGGGATGGTCCCACCAGTTGCATACGGGTACTCATTTCATGAGACCAATGACAAGGACTTTACAGTCGTAATAGTTGCAATTGCGTCTCTTGTATGTGTATCATTATTGGCAATATTCAAGGCTTACTTCAATAGGTGCACATCATTTTTTCAGTACATTAAGACCGTGGTGTACTATATTACTACCGTAGTATTAGTATCATGTGTGTTTTATATTGCTGGGAATCTGCTTACGAGGTTCATAGAAGAGCATGGATTTTTTGACTTGTGTTCAAGTGGTGGTGTGTCTCTCCTCCCACATGCCACCATCCCGTCTCTAACATCTGTCTGA